One Streptomyces lincolnensis genomic region harbors:
- a CDS encoding gluconate:H+ symporter — translation MPLVVVAVSVLALLFLMTKLRLNGFAALLLVAVGVALVQGIGLEEIPDVLAEGIGDQIGDTMLTIGLGAMVGRVMGDSGAAQRIAGRLLDLCGPRWVQVAMVLSAMLIGVTMFYEVAFVIIVPVAFTLVRVTRSNLLWVGLPMSIALSTMHSFLPPHPGPTAVAATFHASVGLTLFYGLFIAVPAGALIALLWPRLPFIRRMNPTIPKGLVSERVFEDEDMPGMGLSLGVALLPVVLIAGAAVTDLADSGDGPVLHFVAFIGSAPIALLLTLLVAIWAFGPRMGRSLAEVSTSCKEAAQAMAMILLVIGAGGAFKNVLVEGGISDYIKDTTDGWSISPIILAWLIAAILRVALGSATVAVVTASGVALPLLAGSGIHAEVMVLAVSCGSIAFSHVNDPGFWMFKEYFNLSVIDAIKARTSYTTVLAILGLGGVLVLEQVLDVLKV, via the coding sequence ATGCCGCTCGTCGTCGTCGCGGTCAGCGTCCTGGCCCTGCTCTTCCTGATGACGAAGCTGAGACTGAACGGCTTCGCCGCCCTGCTCCTGGTCGCCGTGGGCGTCGCCCTGGTGCAGGGCATCGGACTGGAGGAGATCCCGGACGTGCTCGCGGAGGGCATCGGGGACCAGATCGGCGACACGATGCTCACCATCGGGCTCGGCGCGATGGTCGGCCGCGTGATGGGGGACTCCGGCGCCGCCCAGCGGATCGCCGGCAGACTCCTCGACCTCTGCGGCCCGCGCTGGGTGCAGGTCGCCATGGTGCTGTCCGCCATGCTCATCGGCGTGACCATGTTCTACGAGGTCGCCTTCGTCATCATCGTGCCGGTCGCCTTCACCCTCGTCCGGGTCACCCGGTCGAACCTGCTCTGGGTCGGGCTGCCGATGTCGATCGCCCTGTCCACCATGCACAGCTTCCTGCCGCCCCACCCGGGCCCCACCGCGGTCGCCGCCACCTTCCACGCGTCCGTCGGACTGACCCTCTTCTACGGCCTGTTCATCGCCGTCCCGGCCGGCGCGCTCATCGCCCTGCTGTGGCCGCGCCTGCCGTTCATCCGGCGGATGAACCCCACGATCCCCAAGGGCCTGGTCAGCGAGCGGGTCTTCGAGGACGAGGACATGCCCGGCATGGGCCTCTCGCTCGGGGTCGCCCTGCTGCCCGTGGTGCTGATCGCCGGTGCCGCGGTGACCGACCTGGCCGACTCCGGCGACGGTCCGGTGCTGCACTTCGTCGCCTTCATCGGATCCGCGCCGATCGCCCTGCTGCTCACCCTGCTCGTCGCCATCTGGGCCTTCGGACCGCGGATGGGGCGCAGCCTGGCGGAGGTCAGCACCTCGTGCAAGGAAGCCGCCCAGGCGATGGCGATGATCCTGCTGGTGATCGGTGCGGGCGGCGCCTTCAAGAACGTCCTCGTCGAGGGCGGGATATCCGACTACATCAAGGACACCACCGACGGCTGGTCCATCTCGCCGATCATCCTGGCCTGGCTGATCGCGGCCATCCTCCGCGTCGCCCTCGGCTCCGCCACCGTCGCCGTCGTCACCGCCTCCGGCGTGGCGCTCCCGCTGCTCGCGGGCAGTGGCATCCACGCCGAGGTCATGGTCCTCGCCGTCTCCTGCGGATCGATCGCCTTCTCGCACGTCAACGACCCGGGATTCTGGATGTTCAAGGAGTACTTCAACCTGTCCGTCATCGACGCGATCAAGGCACGCACGAGCTATACGACGGTGCTGGCGATCCTCGGGCTGGGCGGTGTACTGGTCCTGGAACAGGTCCTGGACGTCCTCAAGGTCTGA
- a CDS encoding IclR family transcriptional regulator, whose product MSQRAGVPEVKSAVRTVAVLELLAERGDRPARLRELADALGVPRSSMYALLQTLVECGWVRTDATGSLYGIGIRALLTGTGYLDSDVRVRAVRPYLDEASDGLGETIHLARLDGSDVVYLATRESHEYLRTISRVGRRVPAHAGALGKALLAERPDHELPLPDEPLSAATDNTHTTRAALLADLAATRARGYSVDREETVVGIAGFGFALRYDTPAVDAISCSVPVSRLTDEHERHIVAVMREIRAKIERTLPSSRGEVVWR is encoded by the coding sequence ATGTCGCAGCGCGCGGGCGTACCCGAGGTCAAGTCGGCGGTCCGTACCGTCGCGGTACTCGAACTGCTCGCCGAACGCGGCGACCGACCCGCCCGGCTGCGCGAACTCGCCGACGCGCTGGGCGTACCGCGCAGCAGCATGTACGCACTGCTCCAGACCCTGGTGGAATGCGGCTGGGTCCGCACCGACGCGACCGGATCCCTCTACGGCATCGGGATCCGCGCGCTGCTCACCGGCACCGGCTATCTGGACAGCGACGTACGCGTGCGGGCGGTCCGCCCGTATCTCGACGAGGCCTCGGACGGGCTCGGCGAGACCATCCACCTCGCCCGGCTGGACGGTTCGGACGTCGTCTACCTCGCCACCCGGGAGTCGCACGAGTATCTGCGCACGATCAGCCGCGTCGGCCGCCGCGTCCCCGCCCACGCCGGCGCCCTGGGCAAGGCCCTGCTCGCCGAGCGCCCCGACCACGAACTCCCGCTTCCCGACGAGCCGTTGAGCGCCGCCACGGACAACACCCACACCACCCGCGCCGCCCTGCTCGCCGACCTCGCGGCGACACGGGCCCGCGGCTACTCCGTCGACCGGGAGGAAACGGTCGTCGGCATCGCCGGCTTCGGGTTCGCCCTCCGCTACGACACACCCGCCGTCGACGCCATCAGCTGCTCGGTGCCCGTCTCCCGGCTCACCGACGAACACGAACGGCACATCGTCGCCGTCATGCGGGAGATCCGCGCGAAGATCGAGCGGACGCTGCCGTCGAGTCGGGGGGAGGTGGTGTGGCGCTAG
- a CDS encoding helix-turn-helix domain-containing protein gives MVHALQGGIASAGAVEIVRLGGLWRVTRPWHPGLRPFLRSYVGYWEAVTSPYEVRLVPTGCATLLINLAAPFAQVRRLGMAGGGSGRIGSLVVGVEDRPAICVHPGGQEAIRVEFTPLGAYRLFGMPMSELTNLAVEIRDVLGPEAGILEERLASTRDWAARFDLLDAALLARLAHGPEPAPEVRHAWHLLSGSAGAVPIARIAAEVGWSQGYLIRRFTQQTGLTPKASARVLRFRHAVAMLNRGAGSLTEISAACGFYDQAHLNRDFRAIAGTTPGRMMAARRVEGAMALSASANSSKTGAPAAR, from the coding sequence GTGGTTCACGCGTTACAGGGCGGCATCGCGAGTGCGGGTGCCGTCGAGATCGTGCGGCTCGGCGGGTTGTGGCGGGTCACGCGGCCCTGGCATCCGGGGCTGCGGCCGTTCCTGCGCAGCTATGTCGGCTATTGGGAAGCGGTGACCTCGCCGTACGAAGTGCGGTTGGTGCCGACCGGATGCGCGACTCTGCTGATCAACCTCGCCGCGCCCTTCGCCCAGGTCCGTCGGCTCGGCATGGCGGGCGGAGGCAGCGGGAGGATCGGGTCGCTGGTGGTGGGGGTGGAGGACCGGCCCGCGATCTGTGTCCATCCCGGTGGCCAGGAGGCGATCCGGGTCGAGTTCACACCCCTGGGTGCCTACCGCCTGTTCGGCATGCCGATGAGCGAGTTGACGAACCTGGCCGTCGAGATCCGGGACGTGCTGGGGCCCGAGGCGGGGATCCTGGAGGAGCGGTTGGCGTCCACCCGGGACTGGGCCGCCAGGTTCGACCTGCTGGACGCGGCACTGCTCGCCCGGCTGGCACACGGCCCGGAACCCGCACCCGAGGTCCGCCATGCCTGGCACCTGCTCTCCGGCAGCGCGGGGGCCGTCCCGATCGCCCGTATCGCCGCCGAAGTGGGCTGGAGCCAGGGGTACTTGATCCGGCGGTTCACCCAGCAGACCGGGCTGACGCCCAAGGCGTCCGCACGGGTGCTGCGCTTCCGTCATGCCGTGGCGATGCTCAACCGCGGGGCCGGGAGTCTGACCGAGATCTCGGCGGCCTGCGGTTTCTACGACCAGGCGCACCTCAACCGCGACTTCCGCGCCATCGCCGGGACCACGCCCGGCCGGATGATGGCGGCGCGCCGGGTGGAAGGGGCCATGGCTCTCTCGGCGAGTGCAAATTCGTCCAAGACCGGCGCGCCCGCCGCCCGCTAG
- a CDS encoding DUF6069 family protein yields MSVTSPQTQTVQSSSSSSSSSSSSLRSLAGRPVWLVGIAAMLAGAVVTEVFALVARAAGVPMSAASPGATEAADIPVGGFAGGVLFWSLAGIVLAMALARWAKRPARTFTVATVVLTVLSLAGPAAAPHTAVSTQIVLAVSHLVAAAVIIPVLARRLAHRDR; encoded by the coding sequence ATGAGCGTGACCTCGCCCCAGACCCAGACCGTTCAGTCCTCGTCCTCGTCCTCGTCCTCGTCCTCGTCCTCGCTGCGCTCGCTCGCCGGCCGCCCCGTGTGGCTGGTCGGTATCGCGGCGATGCTCGCCGGTGCGGTCGTCACCGAGGTGTTCGCGCTCGTCGCCCGGGCGGCCGGCGTCCCCATGAGCGCGGCCAGTCCGGGGGCCACGGAGGCGGCGGACATCCCGGTGGGCGGCTTCGCCGGGGGCGTGCTGTTCTGGTCGCTCGCGGGAATCGTCCTGGCGATGGCCCTCGCCCGTTGGGCCAAGCGGCCCGCCCGCACCTTCACCGTGGCCACCGTCGTCCTCACCGTGCTGTCCCTGGCCGGTCCGGCCGCCGCGCCGCACACCGCCGTCTCCACTCAGATCGTCCTGGCCGTGTCGCACCTCGTCGCCGCCGCCGTGATCATCCCGGTGCTGGCGCGGCGACTGGCCCACCGGGACCGGTGA
- a CDS encoding MFS transporter: MPGNGNDLTRLRIALTTFFALDGFIFAGWVVRIPAIKHQTGASASGLGLALLGVSAGAVVTMMITGRLCRRYGNHKVTVVCGILLSLSVALPPLTHSALTLGAVLLVFGAAYGGINVAFNSAAVDLVRALRRPVMPSFHAAFSLGGMIGAGLGGLVAGALSPTRHLLGLTLIGLLVTALAGRTLLRVEAPALRVEAPAPAQSAPRAESSPRGAKPHARGLVVIFGLIALCTAYGEGALADWSALHLEQDLDASPGVAAVGYSCFALAMTIGRLTGSRLLERLGQTRTLVYGGTTASIGMLLGALAPALWVALIGFVVTGLGLANLFPVAVERAGTLAGPDGVAVASTFGYGGMLLGPPAIGFMADWFSLPVALTSVAALAATAAAIALLTRRTATG; encoded by the coding sequence GTGCCGGGCAACGGCAACGACCTCACCCGCCTTCGCATCGCCCTGACCACGTTCTTCGCCCTCGACGGCTTCATCTTCGCCGGCTGGGTCGTCCGCATCCCCGCCATCAAGCACCAGACCGGGGCCTCCGCGAGCGGCCTCGGGCTCGCCCTCCTCGGCGTCTCCGCCGGAGCCGTGGTCACGATGATGATCACCGGCCGGCTCTGCCGCCGCTACGGCAACCACAAGGTCACCGTCGTCTGCGGGATCCTGCTCTCGCTCAGCGTGGCGCTGCCGCCGCTCACCCACTCCGCCCTCACCCTCGGCGCCGTACTGCTGGTCTTCGGCGCCGCATACGGTGGCATCAACGTCGCCTTCAACAGCGCCGCGGTCGACCTGGTCCGGGCCCTGCGGCGCCCCGTCATGCCCAGCTTCCACGCCGCGTTCAGTCTCGGCGGCATGATCGGCGCCGGACTCGGCGGGCTCGTCGCCGGAGCGCTCTCCCCCACCCGGCATCTGCTCGGTCTCACCCTGATCGGCCTGCTCGTCACCGCCCTCGCGGGCCGCACCCTGCTGCGTGTCGAGGCCCCGGCGTTGCGCGTCGAGGCCCCGGCACCGGCGCAAAGCGCGCCACGGGCGGAGTCCTCGCCCCGCGGCGCGAAACCCCACGCCCGCGGACTCGTCGTCATCTTCGGCCTGATCGCCCTGTGCACGGCCTACGGCGAGGGCGCCCTGGCCGACTGGAGCGCCCTGCACCTGGAACAGGATCTGGACGCCTCACCGGGCGTCGCGGCGGTCGGCTACTCCTGCTTCGCCCTCGCCATGACCATCGGCCGGCTCACCGGCAGCCGGCTGCTCGAACGCCTGGGCCAGACACGCACGTTGGTGTACGGCGGCACGACCGCCTCGATCGGCATGCTCCTCGGCGCGCTCGCCCCCGCCCTGTGGGTGGCGCTGATCGGCTTCGTGGTCACCGGGCTCGGTCTGGCGAACCTCTTCCCCGTCGCCGTCGAACGCGCCGGCACCCTGGCCGGGCCGGACGGCGTCGCGGTCGCCTCCACCTTCGGCTACGGCGGGATGCTCCTGGGGCCGCCCGCCATCGGCTTCATGGCCGACTGGTTCTCCCTCCCCGTCGCCCTCACCAGCGTGGCCGCACTCGCCGCCACGGCCGCGGCCATCGCCCTGCTGACCCGTCGTACGGCAACCGGCTGA
- a CDS encoding nuclear transport factor 2 family protein, with protein MSVKSPATNAGSAPTASAVAEATRAVVQEFLAARLAGDTERLAAVFADEVDWVLAENPAVPWIRPRSTAAECAAQVTELTEHTVPEDARASVDTFLVDGADAVLMGHLSGTVRATGKSFEGPFALHLTVEDGRITRHRLYENSLSIAEACAR; from the coding sequence ATGTCCGTCAAGTCCCCCGCAACGAACGCCGGTTCAGCCCCCACCGCGAGTGCCGTCGCCGAGGCCACCCGGGCCGTCGTACAGGAGTTTCTCGCCGCCCGGCTGGCCGGGGACACCGAGCGGCTCGCGGCGGTCTTCGCCGACGAGGTCGACTGGGTGCTCGCCGAGAATCCGGCCGTCCCGTGGATCCGCCCGCGGTCCACCGCCGCCGAATGCGCCGCCCAGGTCACGGAGTTGACGGAGCACACAGTGCCCGAGGACGCGCGCGCGTCGGTCGACACGTTCCTCGTCGACGGCGCCGACGCCGTTCTGATGGGCCACCTGTCGGGAACCGTCCGCGCGACGGGGAAGTCCTTCGAGGGCCCGTTCGCTCTGCACCTCACCGTCGAGGACGGCCGGATCACCCGGCACCGGCTCTACGAGAACAGCCTGTCGATCGCCGAGGCGTGCGCCCGGTGA
- a CDS encoding TetR/AcrR family transcriptional regulator, whose product MPKRVDHTERRTEIADALVRVAGRRGLHAVGMRDVAAEAGVSLRLVQYYFETKEQLLLFGLRHLTERFGERVAARIRAAGDEPGPRAMIEALLTAALPTDLESRTFHHLYTSYAVLAVHDRALAAQPFIKDPDAAEAVLVGLLQQAQEAGLLRPGVDTRSEAVSLLAMSAGLGTSILVGQRDPESATAIFDYHLDRIFSPGGDE is encoded by the coding sequence ATGCCCAAGCGCGTGGATCACACGGAGCGGCGCACCGAGATCGCCGACGCGCTCGTCAGGGTCGCCGGCCGGCGCGGACTGCATGCCGTGGGGATGAGGGACGTGGCGGCCGAGGCGGGCGTCTCACTCCGGTTGGTGCAGTACTACTTCGAGACCAAGGAGCAACTCCTGCTCTTCGGACTGCGGCACCTGACCGAGAGATTCGGCGAGCGGGTCGCCGCCAGGATCCGGGCCGCCGGGGACGAACCGGGACCGCGCGCGATGATCGAGGCACTGCTGACGGCGGCCCTGCCGACCGACCTGGAGAGCCGCACCTTCCACCACCTCTACACCTCGTACGCCGTTCTGGCCGTCCACGACCGGGCGCTCGCGGCCCAGCCCTTCATCAAGGACCCGGACGCCGCGGAGGCGGTCCTCGTCGGTCTGCTTCAGCAGGCGCAGGAGGCCGGGCTGCTGCGGCCGGGCGTGGACACCCGGTCGGAGGCGGTCAGCCTGCTGGCCATGTCCGCGGGACTCGGCACCAGCATTCTCGTCGGCCAGCGCGACCCCGAGTCGGCGACCGCGATCTTCGACTACCACCTGGACCGGATCTTCTCCCCGGGCGGCGACGAGTGA
- a CDS encoding alpha/beta fold hydrolase, whose amino-acid sequence MPDTAAIRTQADVGRYVSDAWRERYFAACDTLYALGATALAEEDVETSFGTTHVYRYGPADPAARSRTPVALVHGAGSCSAMWYPNTPDLSAERPVYAIDTLGDPGRSVQRKPIHQPERAAQWLDETLDALGLDRVHLVGASYGGWLALNQAHLRPGRLASVTLLDPGGLEKVGLRFFVWLFAGLFATFAPKALRPRLAAWLEQPVLVMPELRTMIRTAVRAYRIRRPSPLPLSEAELSTVRTPVYLVLGKRSLLVHPQRQVERVPRLIAGARAEIIPSTGHGPWIDHAEEVNRRMLEFMNAVD is encoded by the coding sequence GTGCCCGACACCGCTGCAATCCGCACCCAGGCCGATGTCGGCCGCTATGTCAGCGACGCCTGGCGCGAGCGCTACTTCGCCGCCTGCGACACGCTCTACGCACTGGGGGCCACCGCGCTGGCGGAAGAGGACGTGGAGACGTCCTTCGGCACCACCCACGTCTATCGCTACGGCCCCGCGGACCCGGCCGCCCGATCGCGCACCCCCGTCGCCCTGGTGCACGGAGCGGGTTCCTGCTCCGCCATGTGGTACCCCAACACCCCGGACCTCAGCGCCGAGCGGCCCGTCTACGCGATCGACACCCTGGGCGACCCCGGCCGCAGTGTGCAGCGCAAACCCATCCACCAACCCGAGCGCGCCGCCCAGTGGTTGGACGAGACGCTCGACGCACTCGGTCTCGACCGGGTCCATCTCGTGGGCGCCTCCTACGGCGGCTGGCTCGCCCTGAACCAGGCGCATCTGAGGCCCGGCCGCCTCGCCTCGGTCACCCTCCTCGACCCCGGCGGCCTGGAGAAGGTGGGACTGCGCTTCTTCGTCTGGCTCTTCGCCGGCCTCTTCGCGACCTTCGCCCCCAAGGCCCTCCGCCCCAGGCTGGCGGCCTGGCTGGAGCAGCCGGTCCTCGTCATGCCGGAGCTGCGCACCATGATCAGGACGGCCGTCCGCGCCTACCGCATACGCCGTCCGTCACCCCTCCCCCTGTCCGAGGCCGAACTGTCCACCGTCCGCACCCCTGTCTACCTGGTCCTCGGCAAGCGCAGCCTGCTCGTCCACCCACAGCGTCAGGTGGAGCGCGTGCCCCGTCTGATAGCCGGCGCCCGGGCGGAGATCATCCCCAGCACCGGCCACGGACCGTGGATCGACCACGCGGAGGAGGTCAACCGCCGCATGCTGGAGTTCATGAACGCCGTCGACTGA
- a CDS encoding HAD family hydrolase, which translates to MSSSTPAGAVFFDVDGTLVPGTSTSLFLAGFLGHREELAKAEDAYAAGAMDNRQVSELDAAGWAGVSEDQISGWLDGLPLVTGIQETVDWCRRNGLAPVLATLAWSPVGGYLTGRFGFHTSCGPQLATAEGRFTGEVARHFDEHDKRDFALVQARELGLDLRSCGAVGDSRSDLSLFAAVGLSVAFNPTAGARAAATVAVDDGDLRSVLPVLNGLLTAGR; encoded by the coding sequence GTGTCCTCATCCACTCCTGCGGGCGCCGTCTTCTTCGATGTCGACGGCACTCTCGTGCCGGGTACTAGTACGTCGCTCTTCCTGGCCGGTTTCCTCGGCCATCGGGAGGAGTTGGCGAAGGCCGAGGACGCCTATGCCGCCGGAGCCATGGACAACCGGCAGGTCTCCGAACTGGATGCCGCGGGCTGGGCGGGAGTCTCCGAGGACCAGATCTCCGGATGGCTCGACGGGCTGCCCCTGGTCACGGGCATCCAGGAAACCGTGGACTGGTGCCGGCGGAACGGCTTGGCGCCCGTGCTGGCGACCCTCGCCTGGTCGCCGGTCGGCGGCTACCTGACCGGCCGCTTCGGCTTCCACACGTCCTGCGGGCCCCAACTGGCCACTGCTGAGGGCCGGTTCACGGGCGAGGTCGCCCGCCACTTCGACGAGCACGACAAACGGGACTTCGCCCTCGTCCAGGCGCGAGAACTGGGCCTGGATCTCCGCTCGTGCGGCGCGGTCGGGGACAGCCGTTCCGACCTGTCCCTGTTCGCGGCCGTGGGGTTGAGCGTGGCGTTCAACCCCACGGCGGGAGCGCGGGCGGCGGCGACCGTCGCGGTGGACGACGGCGACCTGCGAAGCGTCCTTCCCGTCCTGAACGGCTTGCTCACAGCCGGTCGTTGA
- a CDS encoding nuclear transport factor 2 family protein, translated as MTAESPAQIVQSLFPLLAEGKTREAAALFADSVSFSIPHPPGIPWIPEVDSAEGMRTFFELLRTHVQSKEFDLRQVIADGDDVVLIGRLVSEVRKTGRDIDTAFALHATVEGGRITRYHLYEDSYAVAKAYFDE; from the coding sequence ATGACAGCAGAGTCGCCGGCACAGATCGTCCAGAGCTTGTTCCCTCTGCTCGCCGAGGGGAAGACCCGGGAGGCGGCGGCCCTGTTCGCGGATTCCGTGTCGTTCTCGATCCCGCACCCGCCGGGCATCCCATGGATACCGGAGGTCGACTCGGCGGAGGGCATGCGGACCTTCTTCGAACTGCTGCGGACCCATGTGCAGTCCAAGGAGTTCGACCTCCGCCAGGTCATCGCCGACGGCGACGACGTGGTGCTCATCGGGCGCCTGGTCTCCGAGGTCAGGAAGACGGGCCGGGACATCGACACGGCGTTCGCCCTGCACGCCACGGTCGAGGGCGGGCGCATCACCCGCTACCACCTCTACGAGGACAGTTACGCCGTCGCCAAGGCCTACTTCGACGAGTGA